The Methanolobus sp. WCC4 genome includes the window CTCCCTCATCTTCCTCTTGGAGATGTCATTGATGATAGCTCCATGGAAGATGTTGCCTTTCATCCTCGTGGTCGTGACTGCAATTTCAATAGGTAATTCCGTGCCATCTTTTCGCAGACCTGTCAACTCTACTATTTTGCCGACAATAGGAGACTTTCCTATAGAGACTATCTCATCCCAGCCCTCGTGGGCTTTACGATAGCGTTTGGGCATTATAAGAGTGATATGCTGACCTATCATTTCATCCCGGGAGTAACCAAATATGTTACTTGCATGTTCATTCCAGAAAGTGATCATTCCTTTGTAGTCGGAAAGGACAAGGGCGTAGGGAATAGAATAAAGATGATCATAGAGCATTTCGAATTCCAGCAGCAACTCATCTTCCTGCTGTTTTCTTCCATGGATATCCATACAGGATAGAAGAAGTGCATTGTCTGAGGACATAGTGTCGTTCAAAATACCTGTTTGTAATAAGAAGATCCTTTGTTCCCCATCAACACCCATAAGAGGCAATTCAAACTTATCCTCATCAGAGCAGGGATCAGATAGGACCGAAGTGAAAAAAGACCTTGCTCTTTTTCTTTGATCCTCAGGTACGTGTAACTCGATAAGGTCATCCTGTGATATATCAGCTTCACTGAGACCCAGATAACTTCTACCGCTTTTATTTGCAAACAGCATAAGACCATCTTTGTCAATGATGAACACCGGATGGTCCAGAAGGTCAAAAGAGACGTTGAAAGCCTCTATCTCAGAAAAAGGGATGGATCTTACAGAGAGATGAACTGGTTCATCTGTATCAGAAGAGTGTCCACTATCGACATCTTCCCGAACAGGTTCTTCTTTTTTAATTTCCATCTATACACCTTGTATCCTGCAAACACACTGTAGTGAGCTACACTGCAAAGCCCAGATGCATATAATTGTATAGATAGGATAATATATAATAGTTAGTATTCGCATTTGTTCTATTTATATATAAAAATATGGTTTTGAACAGATCACACAATTACAGCAGATAAACAGGAATAATTATAAGAAGAATATAAGGATATTTTCCGGCTTTTCAGTAGCATTTATAATAATAAAGAACAATTGGAATAGAAATGGTGACCTTAGATGAGTGAAAGCCCGATAAAGTATCATGAGGATTCTAATACCTACATTGCCAGCAAAAAAGCCTATTTCGAAAAGAGCGTTATCATCGATGGCAATTTCATGGTTGGTGCAGGATCTAATTTCTGGAAGGACCTTAATGTAAAAGGCGTTCTTGAGCTTGGGAAAGGAACATTCGTCAAAGGGAACATCACCGCTGATAAGGCTATAATCGGTGCAAGGTCAGAGATAAGTGGTAGTATAGAGGTTGCAGGTGACCTGAAGATATTCGACTCCGTGAAGATAGAGGGCTCCGCCATTGCAGGAGAGGAGATGCTTGTACGCCCTGACTGTGATATCGGTTTTGCAAAGGCCAGCAGAACAATGGAACTGGTCGGAAAGACCAGTATCAGGGAAATAGAATCAGGTACAAAGGTAATTGTGCGTTCGGAATGAACGCATTTGTCCCATTCAACTGCTTTTAAAATCCCATTAAAGCTCACTTATTCTGTTCCATGGCAAGGGATCTAAGGATCCTGTCACGGAGAGTGTTGGCTTCAAGACTTGTCCTCTCACGAGGTCTTGGCAGGTCCACATCGATAATCTCTTTTATCTTACCGGGACGTGCACTCATCATGACTATCCTGTCTGCAAGGAATACAGCCTCATCGACACTATGCGTCACGAAAAGAATGGTAATGTTGTTCTTTTCCCATATCTCAAGCAATTCCCGCTGAAGGACATTACGTGTCTGCGCATCCAGTGCGCCAAAAGGTTCGTCCATGAGCAGAACTGAAGGTTCGTTTGCAAGGGCCCTTGCTATAGCCACCCTTTGCTTCATACCGCCGGATAGTTCATACGGGTAACTGTTCCTGAACTGCTGAAGACCTACCATCTCCAGATACTTTTCAGCATCATCGATCGCATCCTTCTTTTTAATTCCACTCATCCGGGGGCCGAATATGATGTTCTCCATCACGGTCTTCCAGGGGAAGAGAGAATATTCCTGGAACACCATACCCCTGTCAGGACCTGGAGCATCTATTTTCCTGCCATCCAGATATACCTCACCTTCATCAGGTTTATCCAGACCGGATATGATCCGTAGCAGGGTGGTCTTTCCACAGCCAGAGGGACCAAGGAAACAAACGAATTCCCCGTCATCGACCTTCATACTCACATTATCCAGTGCAAGTGTGGAAGTGTCATGGTCCTTCGTGAACCTGCGAGTGATATTGCTTACTTTTACCTGACCCATCAGATCACAACCCCTTTGCGCCATTTAAGGAGCTTACCATCGATATAATACCTCAGTGCCCTGTCAATGAAGAGTCCGAGGAAACCGAGTAGTAACATATACACCAGTACGAGGTCCATGTTGTGTAGATAGTAGTGATGCCATATCTTGTATCCAAGACCATTCCTGCTCACACCGAACATCTCTGCAGCCACAAGGCACATCCACCCGACACCCATGGCTATCCTGATGCCTGCAGCTATCGAGGGAAGAGCATATGGAAGAGCTACATACCGAATAAGCTCACGGTCAGTATTACAACCAAGGACCTTCGCAGCTTCAACATAGACACGCGAAACGCTCTTGAAACCTGTGAAAGTGTTTATAATTATAGGGAAGACAGCACCGATAAATATCAGAAAACCTGCTGCCAGCGGGTTCAGGCCTATCCAGATGATAGCAAAAGGTATCCACGCAAGCGGTGGGATAGGACGTACTATCTCGATAAGCGGATCAACTATGCGGTCGATGGTCCTGAACCATCCCATTATCATTCCTACAGGAATACCCACTGCCAGAGCAGAGAGCATACCTATCCAGAAATGCATGAGACTGTAGATAAGGTCCACCAACAAAACCGGTAGCTGATAATCAAGGTCCAGAAGGTCCAGTTTTGCATCTTTTGAGATAATATCCATGAATGCAAAGGTGACATCCGTAAAACTCGGAAGGAAGAACTTGTTCTGTACTACATATACAGCAATGAGCTGCCAGAGAATTATCGCAGAACATATAGAGAGGATCTCTACACTTTTACCACTGAGTTTCTGAAGATGTTTTTTTACCATGGGTCCTCCGGTCATCGAAGATAAGAACTCCTGACAGACTATAGAAACAACTCTTATTATTTAAATTTAGTATCAAAAAAGAGAAGATGATCATTGATCAAGAGCTTCATAGAAGCTCAGATCGAATATATCATCCTCTGTAAGTTCGCTCTCAATGTATCCAAGTTCATACTGGACATGTGCATAATCCACTGTAGAGTTAACTATCAGGCTCGGATCTGCTATCCAGGAACCATCCCATTCTTCCAGTGACTGCTTTACAAGTTCTACATCCCAGTCCTGGTCATCAGCGAATATCTGTGCTGCTTCATCCAGATTCTCGGAATTGTATTCTGTTGCACGTACATGTGTCTCAACTATCTGCTGGACGATCTCAGGGTGTTCCCTTATGAGCTCACCGCTTACAGCAACGACACAGCATGCATGATCCTGAAGCATTGTACCAGAGGAGACAACCGACCTTCCTGTACCTTCACTCTCGATCATTGCCGGTGCAGGATGCGGAAGGAATACTGCATCTACCTGACCTGCTGAGATAGATGTAATTGCATCTCCCGGGCCCATTCCAAGGATCTCGACATCCTCATCGGGATCGATATTGTTATCTTTCAGCCAGTCCCTGAGAAGTGTGTCCTGAATGGTACCTGGAGGGAATGTTGCGATCTTGAGTCCTTTCAGGTCTTCAGGGCTTTCATAAGGGAGGTCCGTACGAACCACGATGTCTGAGCCCTGTATCTGTACAGCAGCTACGATCTTTGCATCAAGACCACTTGCAAGGGCAGCGATAACAGGTGCTGCACCGACATATGCAACATCTATATCTCCTGCGAGCATTGACTGCATCTCAGGTGCACCAGTGGGGAACAGATTGTCATCGATGGACTCTATTCCATAAGGTGCAAGGTCCTCTTCCCACCATCCTTTCTCCTTTGCGGTTATGTATGCTATCTGATGGGTACTTGGCTGATAGCCAAACGTGAGTTCTGTAATGGCTGTTGCCTCTTCTTCATCATCTGCTGCCTTCTCAGTGCATCCGGAGATGAAAACTGCTGAGATAATGGCAACTGCTAAAAATAAAGTGGAAATTAATTTCAGTGTCTGTTTATAGTTCACATTACCACCTCTGTTAGTGTTAGATAAATAAAATGCACGGGCCTATATATTATATATATTTCCACATTTCGCAAGTATTATATCCTTAACGTGTAAATTAAACCGAGGAGTTTGCCTTAATAGGACACTAAAATACTGGTGTGTAGAGATGAATACTGCTGATAAGATAATAGATGCTGTTTTTGAGTCTGACGAGGAATTCAGGAAGGTCCTTTCAGCCACCATTAAAGAAGAACTGAATATGAACATAGCTGAGTTCGCCGACCATGCAGATATTCCTGCAAGTACACTCTATAAGATCATGTCAGGTAAAAGGGAACCTAATGTAAAGACTCTCAGGCAGATAATCCGAACCGTGAAGAGACTTGAAGGTTCAGAGAAAGGAGAGTTCATAGCGGTTATTGCTGCACGACCCGTGCTTGATAGTATCAGCGAAACGAAAAGGAAGATAGGTGGAAATCTCTGCACGATCAGGGAATACTCTGCAACAACCATGGAAGATGCTATAATCGCTGCAGTGCGTGCAGAGAGAGATGGAGCCAGAGCACTGGTATGTGCACCTATAGTAAGTCCTACCATCGAGAAGATATTGAGGATACCTGTTGCAACCATAATGCCAAAGAACAGTCTTCTGGAAGCTATCGAACTTGGAGTGAAGAAGATAAGCTGATCCTAAATAGAGAATTAAAAAATAGAAAAGAGAGAAAAAGAGTTTATCGGAGGTTACCGATCAACTCTTTAAGTGCTGCTATCGCTTCAGCGGTCTTTGCCTGTGCGATCTCAACGGTCCAGCCACCTGCTGTGAACAGATAAGCTACTCCACCAACTGCTGCCAGTGAAATTGCTCCAAGGACATACCAGATAGTACCGGATTTCTCGAATACCTCATAGGTGGTTGTAAGACCTCCAACCTTGACCTCATAGGTACCCATCTCTTCCTCTTCATGTTCGAATTCGAGAACTGTTGATTCACCCATGGCCAGGGTAATTTCCTGTGAGTCCACAACGACATCATCTATCTTAAGGTCAACATTATATGAACCATCGGCAGTACCGGTGTTCTCAACCTCTACACTGATAGTGGCCGTCTGTCCCTGCTTGATCTCAAGAGGACTTATCTCAAGGTTGCTGAACTCGAAATTGGCCGCAAGTTCCTGAACCTTGAAGTCAAGTTCAGCATCATTCTTACCGGACTTTGTGGCTATTATCTTGTGTGTTCCTGCCTCGGTAGC containing:
- a CDS encoding ABC transporter ATP-binding protein; the encoded protein is MGQVKVSNITRRFTKDHDTSTLALDNVSMKVDDGEFVCFLGPSGCGKTTLLRIISGLDKPDEGEVYLDGRKIDAPGPDRGMVFQEYSLFPWKTVMENIIFGPRMSGIKKKDAIDDAEKYLEMVGLQQFRNSYPYELSGGMKQRVAIARALANEPSVLLMDEPFGALDAQTRNVLQRELLEIWEKNNITILFVTHSVDEAVFLADRIVMMSARPGKIKEIIDVDLPRPRERTSLEANTLRDRILRSLAMEQNK
- a CDS encoding helix-turn-helix domain-containing protein is translated as MNTADKIIDAVFESDEEFRKVLSATIKEELNMNIAEFADHADIPASTLYKIMSGKREPNVKTLRQIIRTVKRLEGSEKGEFIAVIAARPVLDSISETKRKIGGNLCTIREYSATTMEDAIIAAVRAERDGARALVCAPIVSPTIEKILRIPVATIMPKNSLLEAIELGVKKIS
- a CDS encoding polymer-forming cytoskeletal protein; amino-acid sequence: MSESPIKYHEDSNTYIASKKAYFEKSVIIDGNFMVGAGSNFWKDLNVKGVLELGKGTFVKGNITADKAIIGARSEISGSIEVAGDLKIFDSVKIEGSAIAGEEMLVRPDCDIGFAKASRTMELVGKTSIREIESGTKVIVRSE
- a CDS encoding ABC transporter permease — encoded protein: MVKKHLQKLSGKSVEILSICSAIILWQLIAVYVVQNKFFLPSFTDVTFAFMDIISKDAKLDLLDLDYQLPVLLVDLIYSLMHFWIGMLSALAVGIPVGMIMGWFRTIDRIVDPLIEIVRPIPPLAWIPFAIIWIGLNPLAAGFLIFIGAVFPIIINTFTGFKSVSRVYVEAAKVLGCNTDRELIRYVALPYALPSIAAGIRIAMGVGWMCLVAAEMFGVSRNGLGYKIWHHYYLHNMDLVLVYMLLLGFLGLFIDRALRYYIDGKLLKWRKGVVI
- a CDS encoding ABC transporter substrate-binding protein, coding for MNYKQTLKLISTLFLAVAIISAVFISGCTEKAADDEEEATAITELTFGYQPSTHQIAYITAKEKGWWEEDLAPYGIESIDDNLFPTGAPEMQSMLAGDIDVAYVGAAPVIAALASGLDAKIVAAVQIQGSDIVVRTDLPYESPEDLKGLKIATFPPGTIQDTLLRDWLKDNNIDPDEDVEILGMGPGDAITSISAGQVDAVFLPHPAPAMIESEGTGRSVVSSGTMLQDHACCVVAVSGELIREHPEIVQQIVETHVRATEYNSENLDEAAQIFADDQDWDVELVKQSLEEWDGSWIADPSLIVNSTVDYAHVQYELGYIESELTEDDIFDLSFYEALDQ